Proteins from a genomic interval of Paenibacillus sp. FSL R5-0623:
- a CDS encoding glycosyltransferase, whose amino-acid sequence MADFILILSIFSIWIAVFESIVIMAGAIRFINKQDKKGIQIPEDMDHYPTVTVMVPAHNEGLVIVATVEHILRLNYPEDKVQVIVIADNCTDDTAEKLRSFLSQTSYMHRNVTVMERKGTGGKSGALNDGLEIATGDWICIFDADAAPERNSLMFLTQKSLENPEQYGVVFGRNKARNRGQNFLSKCINLEIITSQRVYHTGLWELFQLGSIPGTNYIIKTELIREIGGWDVTAITEDTALSFEILNRGQFVALAPQAEAYQQEPEQLSVYMKQRERWAKGNYQVVLDNIHNLFNRSSWRNKLLVIYYAVSYFWFMLAIIVSDIIFLVNLVYRIIAIFKPEVSSPFQFAGDAYVFLVIGWALMYFIYVLQINLALAADIGQSNTRNFIYACVSYFTYAQLFILISIKAFYSLIMDKIRKRESKWYKTERFG is encoded by the coding sequence GTGGCTGATTTTATTTTAATATTATCCATATTTAGTATCTGGATTGCCGTATTCGAGTCGATTGTTATTATGGCAGGTGCGATTCGTTTTATTAATAAACAGGACAAAAAAGGGATTCAGATCCCTGAAGATATGGATCATTATCCAACAGTCACGGTCATGGTACCTGCGCATAACGAGGGTCTGGTCATTGTTGCGACGGTAGAGCACATCCTGCGCCTGAATTATCCGGAGGATAAAGTTCAGGTCATCGTGATCGCGGATAACTGTACAGATGATACCGCAGAGAAGCTGAGATCATTCCTCAGTCAGACCAGTTATATGCATCGTAATGTGACGGTAATGGAGCGGAAAGGAACAGGTGGCAAGTCCGGCGCATTAAATGACGGACTGGAAATTGCCACGGGCGACTGGATCTGTATCTTCGATGCAGATGCCGCACCTGAACGGAATTCATTAATGTTTTTGACACAAAAATCGCTTGAGAACCCTGAACAATATGGCGTGGTTTTTGGCAGAAACAAAGCACGCAACAGAGGACAGAATTTCCTCTCCAAATGCATCAATCTGGAGATCATCACTTCGCAACGTGTGTATCACACGGGTCTGTGGGAATTGTTCCAGCTGGGTTCCATCCCGGGAACGAATTACATTATCAAAACCGAGTTGATCCGGGAGATTGGTGGCTGGGATGTGACAGCCATTACAGAAGATACGGCTTTGTCATTCGAGATTTTGAATCGCGGACAGTTTGTGGCTCTTGCGCCACAAGCGGAAGCCTATCAGCAGGAGCCGGAACAGCTTAGTGTATACATGAAGCAGCGCGAACGCTGGGCCAAGGGGAACTACCAGGTGGTACTGGATAACATTCATAACTTGTTTAACCGTTCCAGTTGGCGTAATAAGTTGCTGGTCATCTATTATGCCGTCAGTTATTTCTGGTTTATGCTTGCGATCATAGTATCGGATATTATATTTCTCGTGAATCTGGTTTATCGGATCATTGCCATATTTAAACCGGAGGTAAGTTCACCGTTCCAGTTTGCCGGCGATGCGTATGTATTCCTGGTCATTGGTTGGGCACTCATGTACTTTATTTACGTGTTACAGATTAACCTGGCACTTGCCGCAGATATTGGACAGAGCAATACCCGTAATTTCATCTACGCCTGCGTATCCTATTTCACGTATGCACAGCTGTTCATCCTGATCTCGATCAAGGCTTTCTACTCCTTGATCATGGACAAGATTCGGAAACGCGAAAGCAAATGGTACAAAACAGAACGTTTTGGCTAA
- the rlmN gene encoding 23S rRNA (adenine(2503)-C(2))-methyltransferase RlmN produces MNKSSIYGLTLEQLRSWLPEHGQKKSRASRIWEWLYQERVHDFPAMSDVRQECLDVLSEHFTMNSLSEHVKQESADGTVKFLLRMQDGNLIETVLMRQKYGLTVCVTTQVGCNIGCSFCASGLIKKSRDLTAGEIVEQIMHVQRHLDAAGQDERVTNVVVMGIGEPFDNFQHMSDFIEVIKDRKGLALAAKRITVSTSGLPDKIKEFADSSLQVNLAISLHAPNNELRTHIMKINRAFPIEQLMDAVDYYLATTNKRIMFEYILLRDVNDQREHAAELAELLSSRRSMVSVNLIPYNPVDEHSQYQRSTEESILGFYDTLKKNNINSTVRMEHGTDIDAACGQLRSKQMKNNAAESEPDRLAMG; encoded by the coding sequence ATGAACAAGTCATCCATATATGGATTAACATTAGAGCAATTACGTTCCTGGCTGCCGGAGCATGGGCAGAAGAAATCCCGTGCATCCCGGATCTGGGAATGGTTATATCAAGAGCGTGTACACGATTTTCCTGCGATGTCTGATGTCCGTCAGGAATGTCTGGATGTACTCTCCGAGCATTTCACAATGAACTCTCTGAGCGAACATGTGAAGCAGGAATCAGCAGATGGTACCGTGAAATTTCTGCTTCGGATGCAGGATGGCAACCTGATTGAGACGGTATTGATGCGGCAAAAATACGGGCTTACCGTTTGTGTGACCACACAAGTGGGCTGTAATATTGGTTGTAGCTTCTGTGCGAGCGGTCTGATCAAGAAGAGCCGAGACCTGACCGCTGGAGAGATTGTGGAACAGATTATGCATGTGCAGCGACATCTGGATGCAGCGGGTCAAGACGAACGGGTAACCAACGTGGTTGTGATGGGTATTGGTGAACCATTTGATAACTTCCAGCACATGAGTGATTTCATCGAGGTCATTAAAGATCGCAAAGGACTGGCACTTGCCGCCAAACGGATTACTGTGTCCACGAGTGGCCTTCCGGACAAAATCAAGGAATTTGCAGACAGCAGTCTGCAGGTTAATCTGGCGATCTCTCTGCATGCACCGAATAATGAACTGCGCACACACATCATGAAGATCAACCGGGCTTTCCCGATTGAGCAATTGATGGATGCGGTGGATTATTATTTGGCTACAACGAACAAACGTATCATGTTTGAGTACATCCTATTGCGTGATGTTAACGATCAACGTGAGCATGCCGCGGAGCTCGCTGAACTGTTGTCCAGTCGCAGAAGTATGGTCAGTGTGAATCTGATCCCATACAACCCGGTGGATGAGCACAGTCAGTATCAACGGAGTACAGAAGAATCGATTCTGGGCTTCTATGATACACTCAAAAAGAACAACATCAACTCGACTGTACGTATGGAACATGGTACCGATATCGATGCCGCCTGCGGGCAGTTGCGTAGTAAACAAATGAAGAACAACGCTGCCGAATCCGAGCCAGACCGTCTGGCAATGGGATAA
- a CDS encoding helix-turn-helix domain-containing protein, with amino-acid sequence MELNMTLNGLELWKATGGFANEPHVHDDWYQLTLPVRGQCHLVQERHAYPLKAGIGIIAHPQTEHYFEIGSDSAVIVIKFRKPPLGSFEGAELSGGRAEFRPTQTFDPAEISSLFRGWNSILLDDVPEMLQVQETELAIETYLRRMLTGQENGKRTVNPGTFIDPHLQRVLDYIHSAYTGPMDIDSMAMVAHQSRYHFMRSFKALTGTTPYQYLLNLRVEEASKRLRHTTDSVTTISYELGFSSVSQFYRAFQRVYVMTPMEYRNHV; translated from the coding sequence ATGGAATTAAACATGACACTAAATGGGTTGGAATTATGGAAAGCTACCGGAGGATTCGCGAATGAGCCGCATGTACATGACGACTGGTATCAGCTAACGCTGCCGGTCAGAGGTCAATGTCATCTGGTACAGGAACGGCATGCATACCCGCTAAAAGCAGGGATAGGGATTATTGCTCATCCCCAGACTGAGCATTATTTTGAGATAGGGTCGGATTCGGCTGTCATTGTGATCAAATTCCGTAAACCGCCATTAGGCAGTTTCGAAGGTGCAGAGTTAAGTGGGGGACGAGCTGAGTTTCGACCTACCCAGACTTTTGATCCTGCTGAGATCAGCAGTCTGTTTCGAGGCTGGAATTCCATTTTGTTAGATGATGTGCCCGAAATGCTGCAAGTGCAGGAAACAGAACTAGCGATCGAGACGTATCTAAGACGTATGTTGACGGGGCAGGAAAATGGAAAAAGGACTGTAAATCCCGGTACATTCATAGATCCTCATCTCCAACGAGTGCTGGATTACATTCACAGTGCCTATACAGGCCCGATGGATATTGATTCGATGGCGATGGTCGCGCATCAGAGCCGGTATCATTTTATGCGTTCTTTCAAAGCTCTTACGGGAACAACACCGTATCAATATCTGCTGAATTTGCGCGTAGAAGAAGCTTCCAAGAGGCTCCGCCATACAACAGATTCAGTGACCACAATCAGTTATGAACTGGGATTTTCCAGCGTCAGTCAGTTCTACAGAGCCTTTCAGCGAGTGTATGTGATGACACCGATGGAATATCGGAATCACGTGTAG
- a CDS encoding ABC transporter ATP-binding protein, with amino-acid sequence MIIDVQHVTWKRGPLTLLNDVSWQVNDGEHWALLGLNGSGKTTLLNMITGYLWPTEGKISVLGHEYGDVDLRQLRKSIGWVSSSLQEKLHGTDRTQYVVISGKHATIGLYDKMSDDDLDQAQELMQTLGCQHLWDREYRTCSQGEKQKLLIARALMANPRVLILDEPCNGLDLFSRERLLESIRELSQRPDTPSLIYVTHHTEEILSVFSHSLLLRRGEVVSSGLTGDLMNTEVLSNFFEAPVEVDRHGERVYVRAAAES; translated from the coding sequence ATGATTATTGATGTACAGCATGTCACTTGGAAAAGGGGACCTCTTACCCTGCTGAACGATGTAAGCTGGCAAGTTAATGACGGTGAACACTGGGCGTTGCTTGGCCTGAATGGCTCCGGCAAAACAACACTCCTGAACATGATCACCGGATATCTCTGGCCAACCGAAGGCAAGATATCCGTGTTAGGCCATGAATATGGTGATGTGGATCTGAGACAGCTTCGCAAATCCATCGGCTGGGTCAGTTCATCTCTGCAAGAGAAATTGCATGGCACAGACCGCACGCAGTATGTCGTGATCAGCGGCAAACACGCCACCATTGGCCTTTATGACAAGATGTCAGATGATGATCTGGATCAGGCACAGGAATTAATGCAAACGCTGGGCTGTCAGCACCTGTGGGATCGCGAATATCGTACCTGTTCTCAAGGGGAGAAACAGAAACTTCTCATTGCCCGAGCACTTATGGCCAATCCGCGCGTACTTATTCTGGACGAGCCTTGCAATGGACTGGATCTGTTCTCAAGAGAACGACTGCTGGAGAGTATTCGTGAATTGTCCCAGCGACCCGATACCCCTTCGCTCATCTATGTCACCCATCATACCGAGGAAATATTGTCCGTCTTTAGTCACAGCCTTTTGCTGCGCCGAGGTGAAGTTGTCAGTAGCGGATTAACTGGCGATCTGATGAACACGGAAGTACTGAGCAACTTCTTCGAGGCACCTGTGGAAGTTGATCGGCACGGGGAACGTGTCTATGTGAGAGCTGCGGCGGAATCATAA
- a CDS encoding class I SAM-dependent methyltransferase, with the protein MKDRGSDFYDDEANFEKYMERRNWQENANDTLEKPVMLELIGDVAGKNILDLGCGDARFAAELLSREPEDASYTGIEGSVNMIQAANESVKGLNARIEQAFMEDWAYPAGAYDLVISRLAVHYIEDVESLFHNIYNTLKENGTFVFSVEHPVITSTLQPSGTRTDWVVDQYFVEGYREQQWLGGSVKKMHRSIESYFMALQRAGFRVEHLRESAPQRAYFVNEETYLRRQRIPLFLFLSARK; encoded by the coding sequence ATGAAGGACAGAGGATCGGACTTTTACGATGATGAGGCGAACTTTGAGAAGTATATGGAACGTCGCAACTGGCAGGAGAACGCCAATGATACATTGGAGAAGCCGGTGATGCTGGAGTTGATTGGAGATGTTGCCGGCAAGAACATACTGGACCTTGGTTGTGGAGATGCAAGGTTTGCCGCAGAATTGCTGAGTAGGGAGCCCGAAGATGCATCATATACGGGGATTGAGGGTTCTGTGAATATGATTCAGGCAGCTAATGAATCAGTAAAAGGATTAAATGCCCGGATTGAGCAAGCGTTCATGGAAGACTGGGCCTACCCGGCCGGAGCGTACGATCTGGTTATATCGAGACTTGCTGTTCACTATATTGAAGATGTGGAGAGCCTGTTCCACAACATATACAATACTTTGAAAGAGAACGGGACATTTGTATTCTCGGTAGAACATCCTGTGATCACGTCCACACTGCAACCCTCCGGCACACGAACGGATTGGGTGGTTGATCAGTATTTTGTAGAAGGATATCGGGAGCAGCAGTGGCTGGGCGGTTCTGTGAAAAAGATGCATCGATCCATTGAATCATACTTTATGGCATTGCAGCGGGCAGGATTCCGTGTAGAACATTTGCGCGAGTCAGCACCACAACGTGCTTATTTTGTAAACGAGGAAACCTATCTACGCAGGCAGCGTATCCCATTGTTTCTGTTTTTAAGTGCCCGGAAGTAG
- a CDS encoding MFS transporter translates to MAQATLSKMQINSSANWALAGVSFAHLLNDAMQTVVPSAFPLFQQTMQLSFAQMGWIAFTLNITASVLQPLVGYMSDRKPMPILLPGGMLFSLIGVLGLALSSELWMLLVAAALIGIGSSILHPESSRVAHMAAGRGRGMAQSIFQVGGNTGQAIAPLLVAFILLPHGQRSFLWLMGFALIGIFIQSMVSRWYRDKLAETHIRQQRPLKSSGAGPAAGPVSRGFIAFTMGILILLLFSKFVYIAGMTGYYAFYYADAYGLPLSQAQICLFILQFAGMVGTLLGGPLADRYGRKPMIWFSIAGTAPFSLLLPYAGPVLSMVLCGMIGIILMSGFSVIIVYAQELLPRHIGTVSGLFFGLSFGMAGLGSVVLGSLIDVTNISFVIKLCSFLPLLGVCAVFLRKDQPRTV, encoded by the coding sequence ATGGCTCAGGCCACTTTAAGCAAAATGCAAATCAACTCCTCCGCCAATTGGGCACTCGCCGGAGTCAGCTTCGCCCATCTGCTGAATGATGCGATGCAGACAGTTGTTCCGTCTGCATTCCCGCTATTCCAGCAGACCATGCAGCTCAGTTTCGCCCAGATGGGCTGGATTGCCTTCACCCTGAATATTACCGCATCCGTTCTTCAGCCACTGGTGGGTTATATGTCAGACCGCAAGCCAATGCCGATCCTGCTTCCCGGAGGCATGTTATTCTCCCTGATCGGTGTTCTCGGCTTAGCCTTGTCTTCCGAGTTATGGATGCTGCTTGTTGCGGCAGCATTGATTGGCATAGGCTCATCCATCCTCCATCCCGAATCCTCACGCGTGGCTCATATGGCGGCTGGTCGTGGACGCGGAATGGCGCAGTCGATCTTCCAGGTGGGAGGCAACACAGGGCAGGCCATTGCTCCATTACTGGTCGCCTTCATCCTGCTGCCACATGGGCAGCGTAGTTTTCTATGGCTGATGGGCTTTGCCCTGATCGGCATCTTCATTCAGTCTATGGTCAGTCGTTGGTACAGAGACAAGCTTGCCGAGACTCACATTCGTCAGCAACGCCCTCTAAAATCAAGCGGCGCAGGGCCAGCAGCTGGGCCTGTGAGCAGGGGATTCATCGCTTTTACAATGGGAATTCTCATCCTGCTGCTGTTCTCCAAATTCGTATATATTGCTGGCATGACCGGGTACTATGCCTTCTATTACGCTGATGCCTATGGCTTGCCTCTCTCCCAGGCACAGATCTGTCTGTTTATTTTGCAATTTGCAGGTATGGTCGGAACCTTGCTTGGCGGCCCACTTGCTGACCGCTACGGACGCAAACCGATGATCTGGTTCTCCATTGCAGGCACTGCACCGTTTTCCCTGCTGTTACCTTATGCAGGACCCGTCTTGTCCATGGTATTGTGCGGAATGATTGGAATAATCCTGATGTCCGGCTTCAGTGTCATCATTGTTTATGCACAGGAATTGCTTCCTCGTCATATTGGAACGGTATCCGGATTGTTTTTTGGCCTGTCGTTCGGAATGGCTGGACTTGGCTCGGTTGTGTTAGGTTCCTTAATTGACGTGACCAACATTTCGTTTGTTATCAAGTTATGTTCGTTTTTGCCACTGCTTGGTGTGTGTGCTGTATTTCTGCGCAAGGACCAACCAAGAACAGTGTGA
- a CDS encoding GNAT family N-acetyltransferase: MNTTIVEVNNQELLDACFAIRTAIFVEEQGVPAADEFDAYDTLEAEARHILLYVDGVPAASSRLRIVEQVAKLERICVMLDYRKHGLGRVLIDKLEQMAVAEGLEKAKLHAQVQASGFYERLGYAPASEVFMEDGIPHLLMTKKLK; this comes from the coding sequence ATGAATACAACGATTGTTGAAGTTAATAACCAGGAATTGCTCGATGCCTGCTTCGCCATTCGCACCGCTATTTTTGTTGAAGAACAAGGTGTACCCGCAGCGGATGAATTCGATGCTTATGATACATTAGAAGCGGAGGCGCGCCATATTCTGCTCTACGTAGACGGAGTACCTGCTGCTTCCTCCAGACTGCGCATTGTGGAACAGGTCGCCAAATTGGAACGGATCTGTGTCATGCTCGATTACCGTAAACACGGCCTGGGCCGTGTGCTGATCGACAAGCTGGAACAGATGGCTGTTGCTGAAGGTCTTGAGAAAGCCAAGCTGCACGCACAGGTACAAGCTTCCGGGTTCTACGAACGTCTTGGATATGCACCCGCGTCGGAAGTATTTATGGAAGACGGCATTCCCCATCTGCTGATGACCAAAAAACTGAAATAA
- a CDS encoding diguanylate cyclase, whose amino-acid sequence MRNKAPTRRIAWGYALLIGLALMQQLMIYLKVYMDQSYTTGDLIFSIVSLGALVFGLFLPVGVSVVTGFVYLVSYFVWLVTYADANVLVFSWWLLIPANVAVAAFIKVSLLRSARVVERLQDMQDRNPEIDLDTTLGNKGALADTLIKHSNLARRYSEKYGFSMAMFKIEFLPLVMESLGSVRYAQFLLEISGTIQKQIRYEDYKFFVDRGRFVIICPMVNVEYLPLLTQRIKKAIMDLQIFDKKGNELQTVIRSGALVFQKEQFSKYEDIDAVIAALERNTETDLIGEYI is encoded by the coding sequence ATGAGGAATAAAGCGCCTACCCGCCGTATTGCGTGGGGATATGCCCTTTTAATTGGACTAGCCCTCATGCAGCAACTGATGATTTATCTTAAAGTGTACATGGATCAGAGCTACACTACAGGGGATTTGATTTTTAGTATCGTGTCGCTGGGTGCCTTGGTTTTTGGTCTTTTTCTGCCTGTTGGTGTATCCGTCGTGACGGGGTTTGTATATCTGGTTTCTTATTTTGTGTGGCTTGTTACTTATGCTGATGCAAATGTGCTTGTATTCTCCTGGTGGTTGCTCATCCCTGCCAACGTTGCCGTGGCTGCGTTCATCAAGGTAAGTCTGCTGCGCAGTGCGCGTGTAGTGGAACGTCTTCAGGATATGCAGGATCGTAACCCGGAAATCGATCTGGATACCACGCTTGGTAATAAAGGAGCTCTGGCAGATACGTTAATCAAACACAGTAATCTTGCTCGTAGGTACTCCGAAAAGTATGGATTCAGCATGGCCATGTTCAAGATAGAATTCTTGCCACTGGTGATGGAATCCCTCGGTTCTGTCCGGTATGCACAGTTTCTGCTTGAAATCTCGGGTACGATCCAGAAGCAGATTCGGTATGAAGATTATAAATTTTTCGTGGATCGTGGGCGTTTTGTCATCATATGTCCAATGGTGAATGTGGAATATCTTCCACTTCTTACACAGCGGATCAAAAAAGCCATTATGGATCTTCAAATTTTTGATAAAAAGGGAAATGAACTGCAGACGGTGATACGCTCTGGTGCTCTGGTATTCCAAAAAGAGCAATTCAGCAAGTACGAGGATATTGACGCGGTTATTGCTGCCCTTGAACGAAACACAGAGACCGATCTCATCGGAGAATATATATAA
- a CDS encoding glycosyl hydrolase family 8 codes for MKRVNRKRLTWWIILSVSITAALIIFVKERFVMNESSPTVSFVQDHMTNPNGTIATYLQDATSERADIVAGREALSESLGLWMQYAVAKNDQALFEESYELLTTYFLMPQKYIAWKLDAEGESQVTTNALGDDFRIVGALLKAVDQWKQGREAKLETASEISRTLSQSVQNKGYYVDFHDFASGHSTDTLSLVYVDLPSLQLMEKHQMVEPGTYAKYEALLKKMPDDGLFYPKTFDVVHKKYAYDDTVNLIDQLIVANHLTVTDRKPDKLISFLKKEFNTRHQLPGQYNRESRTPAVSYESSSVYGLAILLAVRSGDPKWAKQLYNHMTTLRGKDTRYPGGYVFDGNTHLFDNLFPLLGEVNLQKSIKK; via the coding sequence ATGAAACGGGTAAACCGGAAAAGGCTAACGTGGTGGATCATATTGTCAGTCAGTATCACGGCAGCGTTAATTATTTTTGTGAAGGAGCGGTTCGTGATGAATGAATCATCCCCTACGGTATCCTTTGTTCAAGATCATATGACTAATCCCAATGGTACAATTGCAACCTATTTGCAAGATGCTACCTCAGAGAGAGCGGATATCGTAGCAGGCAGAGAGGCTTTATCTGAGTCACTTGGTCTTTGGATGCAATATGCTGTGGCCAAGAATGATCAGGCGTTATTCGAAGAAAGCTATGAACTGCTGACCACCTATTTCCTCATGCCGCAAAAATATATAGCCTGGAAGCTGGATGCCGAAGGTGAATCCCAAGTGACTACCAACGCGCTTGGCGATGATTTTCGAATTGTGGGTGCTTTATTAAAGGCAGTAGATCAATGGAAACAAGGAAGAGAAGCCAAGCTGGAAACGGCTTCGGAAATATCCCGTACACTTTCGCAATCGGTTCAGAATAAAGGATATTATGTGGATTTTCACGATTTTGCGAGTGGTCACTCCACAGATACATTAAGCCTGGTTTATGTTGATCTCCCGTCTCTTCAATTGATGGAAAAACATCAGATGGTGGAACCGGGAACCTATGCCAAGTACGAAGCTTTGCTGAAGAAGATGCCTGACGATGGATTGTTCTATCCGAAGACCTTCGATGTAGTCCATAAAAAATATGCGTATGATGATACGGTGAATCTGATCGACCAGTTGATTGTGGCGAATCATCTAACCGTGACCGATCGCAAACCGGACAAGCTCATTTCTTTTTTGAAAAAGGAGTTCAACACCCGGCATCAGCTGCCCGGACAGTATAACCGAGAATCACGCACACCTGCCGTCTCTTATGAATCTTCCTCGGTATATGGCCTCGCCATCTTACTCGCTGTTCGTTCAGGTGATCCAAAATGGGCCAAACAGTTGTATAACCATATGACTACGTTGCGTGGTAAGGACACTCGTTATCCAGGTGGATATGTATTTGACGGTAACACACATCTGTTTGATAATCTTTTTCCTTTATTGGGAGAAGTCAATTTACAGAAAAGTATTAAAAAGTAA
- a CDS encoding MarR family transcriptional regulator, translating to MIARCLDSISNVEFQHLNLSRGQYLYLYRICENPGIIPNQLAELIKVDRTTAARAISKLESDGFIIKQPAMGNKKNKVLYPTEAGLEAWEFIRKEGVHSDQVTLDGLTEEEIETAVMLLRRMRHNIEVDWKFVKKGGRRSYMDISE from the coding sequence ATGATTGCCCGCTGTCTGGATTCAATCAGTAACGTCGAGTTTCAGCATTTGAACCTGTCCCGTGGACAATATCTATATCTGTATCGAATCTGTGAGAATCCGGGCATTATACCGAATCAGCTTGCTGAACTGATCAAAGTGGATCGCACGACGGCGGCCAGAGCTATTAGCAAACTCGAATCCGATGGATTCATTATTAAACAGCCAGCAATGGGTAATAAGAAGAATAAGGTGTTGTATCCCACCGAAGCTGGGCTGGAAGCATGGGAATTCATTCGTAAAGAGGGCGTACATTCGGATCAGGTGACGCTGGATGGTCTGACGGAGGAAGAGATCGAGACCGCGGTCATGCTTCTCCGTCGAATGCGCCATAATATCGAGGTGGACTGGAAATTTGTCAAAAAGGGTGGACGACGATCCTACATGGATATTTCGGAATGA
- a CDS encoding sodium-dependent transporter, translating into MNFSKPNLDQDNTGKGERFSRAGFILAAIGSSVGLGNMWKFPYITGENGGAAFFLLFIVCLLLIGLPVLLAELAIGRSGRGSAATAFIKAGGHKGWLAAGLLQVLTPFIILSFYVIIAGWTLQYAITSFSGTLFNNPDYAGQFNSFVGGYMPIVWQLVSVLIVGWIVAKGVSNGIEKFNKVLIPAMLVLLIVLMIRAVTLPGAGAGVSFFLNPDFSQLTTESALVALGHAFFSLSLGMGILITYGSYVDKNQSLGAATIAVGAGDLLYAFIAGLIIFPTTFSFGIAPDQGPSLIFIALPAAFSAMPLGFLFGGLFFILLAIAALTSGVSLLEVPVKYFMERLSWSRSRAVWVISLAVFIVGLPSVLSLGLLPEWTIGSKSVFDWMDFVASNILLPVGGLLVTIFAGYFWKTAAEASGLRSGWFRVWLFMLRYVAPILVLLVLLHTSGIIHF; encoded by the coding sequence ATGAATTTTAGTAAGCCTAATCTCGATCAAGACAACACTGGCAAAGGTGAGCGCTTCTCTCGCGCCGGATTCATTCTGGCAGCCATTGGTAGTTCGGTTGGTCTGGGTAACATGTGGAAATTCCCGTACATTACGGGGGAGAACGGAGGAGCTGCGTTTTTCCTGCTCTTCATCGTTTGTTTGCTGCTGATTGGTCTGCCGGTGCTGCTCGCAGAACTTGCGATTGGTCGTAGTGGCAGAGGAAGTGCTGCAACTGCTTTTATCAAAGCAGGCGGACATAAAGGCTGGCTCGCAGCCGGTTTGCTGCAAGTACTGACACCTTTTATCATCCTTTCTTTTTATGTCATTATTGCAGGCTGGACCTTGCAATATGCGATTACGTCCTTCAGTGGGACATTGTTTAACAATCCGGATTATGCGGGACAATTCAATTCCTTCGTAGGCGGTTATATGCCGATCGTGTGGCAACTGGTCTCGGTACTTATCGTAGGCTGGATTGTAGCCAAAGGGGTATCTAACGGGATTGAGAAGTTTAACAAAGTGTTAATTCCCGCCATGCTGGTGTTGCTCATTGTCTTGATGATCCGGGCCGTAACGTTACCTGGTGCAGGAGCAGGGGTTTCCTTTTTCCTGAATCCTGATTTCTCACAACTTACAACGGAATCAGCGTTGGTGGCGCTCGGACATGCCTTCTTCTCGCTGTCACTCGGTATGGGTATTCTAATAACCTATGGTTCGTATGTGGACAAAAATCAATCACTCGGAGCAGCCACCATCGCTGTTGGGGCGGGTGACCTGCTCTATGCGTTCATTGCCGGCCTGATCATCTTCCCAACGACATTCTCGTTTGGTATTGCACCGGACCAAGGACCGTCACTCATCTTTATAGCGCTTCCGGCAGCCTTCTCGGCTATGCCGCTTGGATTCCTGTTTGGCGGACTGTTCTTCATCCTGCTGGCTATTGCCGCATTGACTTCGGGAGTATCCTTGCTGGAAGTTCCGGTGAAATATTTCATGGAACGTCTGTCCTGGAGCCGCAGTCGGGCAGTATGGGTGATATCACTCGCAGTCTTCATCGTGGGACTTCCCTCAGTATTGTCGCTCGGCTTGCTGCCTGAATGGACCATTGGATCGAAGAGTGTGTTCGACTGGATGGACTTTGTAGCATCCAACATCCTGCTGCCTGTGGGTGGATTGCTTGTGACGATTTTTGCCGGATACTTCTGGAAAACGGCTGCGGAAGCTTCAGGACTGCGTTCCGGATGGTTCCGGGTGTGGTTGTTCATGCTTCGTTACGTGGCACCGATCCTGGTTCTGCTGGTTCTACTGCACACTTCCGGTATCATTCACTTCTAA